One window of Sphingobacteriales bacterium genomic DNA carries:
- a CDS encoding T9SS type A sorting domain-containing protein gives MTILRRSFSAEFWFWLYRFPFIYGGGGNVYIKAQESTFDEMDDEAYNLLYMMSASDTSFAAICNMAGSYLQSNPEAGRFAKRYARWRNFWSNRVGVDGNIWEAKQAMQEWANEPVCTENGDWQPLTAQLCPNKQARGIVVSVYAPPCSTPSCTPQVIYAGTNCSGLWKTSDAGNTWNCITDNIRMPGLGVSSILVLDDDPSCSEEILIASGLTSQVDSHYGIGILKTCDGGNSWEEILGWPSWYGQVSVKLMKDPTDPNTIWCLGTESLWKSSDRGQTWIFIQNLPDVVPDGLHFSDMEFLSDDPDIIILSTKDRGDAGDAKLYRIDNIDPITQIAIWTIITPNPTSSKQQILLETSENNIITMYQAGGITLTMSRSSDSGDSWIDNNPTGLVSQGINNALVTFKVHPYDDQLMYFGKVNFYRSTNGGQNFSALISGVVNGTGTNSWHCDVRGLQIYNPETTPVANEVQLLMGNDGGVSFSTNGGTVFQNMNGEYNPNGSSLNITQYYDIANSSLRPGLVAGGTQDNSFFKYDNGQLICLVSGNCSTASPPSVGIGGDGGQTIISWANPMVIFSRFNESLGKSINGGSSFTSWIVPDPGIADMEFLDPKMLQDPLDPDIVYYAKGRNFYKLQTNPFPTQPPPLPATYTFTSSDFTSINALGVSPSDPNNIFVAAAWGGTSKKLFKSTNNGTAFTDVATMSGSNIGTVTEWFSITDIIFHPDDPEKVWISLGGFDGSRVAYSSNGGINWSGFGTGLPQLPVNKLVYHVGSNDVIYAATDVGVYRYNPDTQIWECYNNGLPVCVVMGIEIDYCKQLLHIGTFGRGIWESPLAPLTENWQITQNTTWEANTVTNSSTDIEIMPGATLTLKGKLNLAQDKRIIVQRGAKLVIEGDNNPNGNNGLLTNGCGDRHGGVDVWGNTSIDHETLFGLADPNTLIPADYINLPINTNDPGMVILYNGAKIENGRTAISTQRRGGYFPDYYGGIVYAHSAFFTNNRKATEFMQYKPFNYSRFKNCQITANTSHNIAFEGITVWDCTGIVIDHCTFENNNPAIYNNCTAITTHDAERLQIINDCQFNNVIKGIILQATNEGLGDAIITDNVFTNCRLGIQNFQTREMIARGNTFSVTAINAQHITLSGNCGYRISENTFVNGTAAVAAFFTSLLTPGNNLIECNTFQNCGTGVYANSNNIGLRFQNNDFTTQNADVQLDNFGILPNQGTWDPVENSFLPYFNFFTLTNPTTRITTTGTTSPFFYYYHTDPNIFTSDANDRLVPHCFTVETPPFPGCGATYNYFGIETAVPSEFLYSGCLDLDGDGNPGMLPPDEDCKTRECYEELKLLIAGLENQKDGGNKEELLNDLFNSPEALETYQKYLDASPYLTDEVLTEAAENALLSSIRKANILLANAPLSNDMMNTAYQHVSTTVYQMLYALKYYLVISDRDQLDMRIGTEVRKKETLFNELYTRYFDHPDSLHAFLIAENSTYAKHCLFGSLMRHGDMAEAQTLLNGIPDGTPAEQDYKTVQQINLQFQSATEPFSLSETQYETLRAIADCYQTQSPAAQVLLNLLEGEQYEWQIPENASDGKSATPPYPKASLTELKSANRLWIHPNPAKEQVTVNIPFYLFETNAFLQVFDTGGKLLQNIEFDQGQTSIILNTEKWANGLYILSLQSGDARLAQAKLSVLH, from the coding sequence ATGACAATTTTAAGGAGATCCTTTTCAGCAGAGTTTTGGTTTTGGTTGTATCGCTTTCCCTTTATATATGGGGGGGGGGGTAATGTGTATATAAAAGCACAGGAATCAACATTTGACGAAATGGACGACGAGGCTTACAATCTGCTTTACATGATGTCGGCTTCCGACACCTCATTTGCTGCTATTTGCAACATGGCAGGAAGCTACCTTCAAAGCAATCCGGAGGCTGGCCGTTTTGCGAAACGTTATGCCCGATGGCGCAACTTTTGGTCAAATAGAGTAGGTGTTGATGGTAATATTTGGGAAGCAAAACAAGCCATGCAAGAATGGGCAAACGAACCCGTTTGTACTGAAAATGGCGACTGGCAGCCTCTTACAGCTCAATTATGCCCTAACAAACAGGCAAGAGGTATTGTAGTAAGCGTATATGCCCCGCCATGCTCTACACCAAGTTGCACACCGCAGGTTATATATGCAGGAACTAATTGCAGCGGCTTGTGGAAAACTTCTGATGCCGGCAATACTTGGAACTGCATCACTGATAATATTCGTATGCCGGGATTAGGTGTAAGCTCTATTTTAGTTTTGGATGATGACCCATCTTGTTCCGAAGAAATTTTAATAGCTTCAGGACTTACTTCGCAGGTGGACTCCCACTACGGAATAGGCATACTAAAAACTTGTGATGGCGGCAACAGTTGGGAAGAAATCCTTGGATGGCCGTCCTGGTACGGTCAAGTAAGCGTAAAACTGATGAAAGATCCTACGGACCCTAATACCATTTGGTGTTTAGGAACAGAAAGCCTTTGGAAAAGCAGCGACAGGGGGCAAACTTGGATTTTCATACAAAATTTGCCGGACGTTGTACCTGATGGACTACATTTTTCGGATATGGAATTTTTATCCGACGATCCAGACATAATCATTTTAAGCACAAAAGATAGAGGTGATGCTGGTGATGCCAAGTTATATCGCATAGACAATATTGACCCCATAACTCAAATAGCAATATGGACAATTATAACACCCAATCCAACCAGTTCGAAACAACAAATTCTTTTAGAAACTTCCGAAAACAATATTATCACAATGTATCAAGCAGGTGGTATTACACTTACAATGAGCCGAAGCAGTGACTCGGGTGATTCGTGGATAGACAACAATCCGACTGGTCTTGTGAGTCAAGGAATAAACAATGCCCTTGTAACCTTTAAAGTTCACCCTTACGATGATCAATTAATGTACTTCGGTAAAGTCAACTTCTACCGTTCAACCAATGGAGGACAAAATTTTAGTGCTCTTATTAGTGGTGTTGTTAATGGCACCGGTACCAATTCATGGCATTGTGATGTGAGAGGACTGCAAATTTATAATCCGGAAACTACACCTGTTGCAAATGAAGTCCAACTATTAATGGGCAACGACGGTGGTGTAAGCTTTAGTACTAATGGAGGAACTGTTTTTCAAAACATGAATGGAGAATACAACCCAAACGGCAGCAGCCTTAATATCACACAGTATTACGACATAGCCAACTCCTCATTAAGACCCGGACTTGTTGCCGGCGGAACTCAAGACAATAGTTTTTTTAAATACGATAACGGTCAGCTTATTTGCCTTGTTTCTGGAAATTGTAGCACCGCATCTCCTCCAAGTGTAGGTATAGGAGGCGATGGAGGACAAACTATTATCAGTTGGGCAAATCCAATGGTGATATTTAGCAGATTTAACGAGTCATTGGGCAAATCAATAAATGGAGGTAGTAGCTTCACATCATGGATAGTACCTGACCCGGGAATAGCAGATATGGAATTCCTAGATCCAAAAATGTTGCAAGACCCGCTCGACCCCGATATAGTCTATTATGCCAAAGGGCGAAATTTTTACAAATTACAAACCAATCCTTTTCCTACCCAACCTCCTCCACTACCTGCAACATATACTTTTACTTCGTCGGATTTTACTTCTATAAATGCGCTGGGTGTATCTCCTTCAGACCCCAATAACATTTTTGTCGCCGCTGCATGGGGTGGAACTTCTAAGAAGTTATTTAAATCTACAAATAATGGAACTGCTTTTACAGATGTTGCTACTATGTCAGGCTCAAATATCGGTACAGTAACAGAATGGTTCTCAATTACCGACATCATTTTTCATCCTGACGACCCCGAAAAAGTGTGGATTTCGTTGGGCGGCTTTGATGGTTCGCGCGTTGCGTATTCCTCTAACGGGGGAATAAATTGGAGCGGATTTGGTACAGGGTTACCCCAACTGCCCGTAAACAAATTAGTCTATCACGTTGGCTCGAACGATGTCATTTATGCCGCCACAGACGTAGGGGTGTACCGATACAACCCTGATACCCAAATTTGGGAATGTTACAACAACGGACTTCCTGTTTGTGTGGTTATGGGAATTGAAATAGATTATTGCAAGCAACTCCTGCACATAGGCACATTTGGGCGAGGCATTTGGGAGTCCCCCTTAGCACCACTTACAGAAAACTGGCAAATCACCCAAAATACTACTTGGGAGGCAAACACCGTGACCAACAGCAGTACCGATATAGAAATTATGCCCGGTGCAACACTTACTTTAAAAGGCAAACTCAACTTAGCCCAAGATAAAAGGATTATTGTTCAAAGAGGGGCAAAATTGGTGATAGAAGGCGATAACAACCCCAACGGAAACAATGGGCTACTGACCAATGGATGCGGCGACAGGCACGGCGGTGTTGATGTATGGGGCAACACCTCTATAGATCACGAAACCCTGTTTGGACTCGCTGACCCGAACACACTCATCCCTGCCGACTACATCAACCTGCCCATCAACACCAATGACCCGGGCATGGTTATACTATACAATGGTGCTAAAATAGAAAACGGACGCACCGCCATTTCTACACAGCGAAGAGGCGGCTATTTTCCTGACTACTACGGCGGAATAGTATATGCCCACAGTGCCTTTTTTACAAACAACCGCAAAGCAACGGAATTCATGCAGTACAAACCATTCAATTATAGCCGGTTCAAAAACTGCCAAATCACCGCCAATACCAGCCATAACATAGCTTTTGAAGGCATTACCGTTTGGGATTGCACCGGTATAGTAATTGACCACTGTACTTTTGAAAACAACAACCCCGCCATCTACAACAACTGCACCGCCATCACCACTCACGATGCCGAAAGACTGCAAATCATTAACGACTGCCAATTTAACAATGTAATAAAAGGAATTATTCTACAGGCTACCAACGAAGGACTTGGCGATGCAATCATTACCGATAACGTTTTTACCAACTGTCGCCTTGGAATTCAAAACTTCCAGACCAGAGAAATGATCGCCCGAGGTAATACCTTCTCCGTTACCGCCATAAATGCACAGCACATCACTTTATCGGGCAACTGTGGGTACAGAATTTCTGAAAATACCTTTGTCAATGGCACTGCAGCCGTGGCCGCCTTCTTCACCAGCCTCCTAACACCCGGCAACAACCTGATAGAATGCAACACCTTCCAAAACTGCGGAACAGGTGTATATGCCAATAGCAACAACATCGGCTTACGCTTTCAAAACAACGATTTCACTACCCAGAATGCCGATGTGCAACTCGATAACTTCGGCATCCTGCCTAACCAAGGTACTTGGGATCCTGTAGAGAACAGTTTCCTCCCCTATTTCAACTTCTTTACCCTTACCAACCCCACCACCCGCATTACCACTACCGGAACCACCTCCCCTTTCTTTTACTATTACCATACCGACCCAAACATCTTTACGTCCGATGCCAACGACCGCCTCGTGCCACACTGCTTCACAGTAGAAACACCACCTTTCCCAGGATGTGGAGCTACTTACAATTACTTTGGAATAGAAACTGCCGTGCCAAGCGAGTTTTTATACTCCGGCTGCCTCGATTTAGATGGCGATGGCAATCCGGGCATGTTGCCTCCCGATGAAGATTGCAAAACCCGTGAATGTTACGAAGAACTCAAGCTCCTGATTGCGGGTTTAGAAAATCAAAAAGACGGCGGCAATAAAGAAGAACTTTTAAACGACCTCTTCAACAGCCCCGAAGCATTGGAAACCTACCAAAAGTATCTTGATGCCAGCCCCTACCTCACAGACGAGGTACTGACTGAGGCAGCCGAAAATGCCCTGCTCAGCTCTATCAGAAAAGCCAATATCCTGCTGGCCAATGCCCCCCTAAGCAACGATATGATGAACACCGCTTATCAGCATGTAAGCACAACCGTTTATCAAATGCTGTATGCCTTGAAATACTACCTCGTCATTTCCGACCGCGACCAATTGGATATGCGTATCGGCACAGAAGTACGCAAAAAGGAAACACTCTTTAACGAACTCTATACCCGATACTTTGACCACCCCGACAGCCTGCACGCTTTTCTGATTGCCGAAAACAGCACTTACGCCAAACATTGCTTATTTGGCAGCCTAATGAGACATGGAGATATGGCCGAAGCCCAAACCCTGCTAAACGGCATACCTGACGGCACGCCCGCCGAACAGGACTACAAAACTGTGCAGCAAATAAACCTGCAATTTCAGTCGGCTACCGAGCCGTTCAGCCTCTCCGAAACCCAGTACGAGACCCTGCGCGCGATAGCGGACTGCTACCAAACCCAGTCCCCCGCCGCTCAGGTCCTGCTAAACTTGCTTGAAGGTGAACAGTACGAGTGGCAGATACCCGAAAATGCCAGCGACGGTAAATCCGCTACACCTCCATATCCCAAAGCATCTCTGACAGAGCTAAAATCCGCCAACCGACTATGGATACACCCCAATCCTGCAAAAGAGCAGGTAACGGTAAACATACCGTTTTATTTGTTTGAAACAAATGCTTTTTTGCAAGTATTTGATACAGGCGGCAAGTTGTTACAAAATATAGAATTTGACCAAGGACAAACAAGTATAATACTCAATACCGAAAAATGGGCAAACGGTCTGTACATACTGTCTTTACAAAGTGGTGATGCGCGTTTGGCACAAGCCAAACTAAGTGTACTGCATTAG
- a CDS encoding CehA/McbA family metallohydrolase — protein sequence MFHLKPPLPFLAILLLFTIAACKDDNPDASCDVLTLEADPPGQWFLGDFHVHASGASNDTGGDSSPEAIQQRAVEMGLHFLVLTDHSNSTGSDVTTTDEDPLLFNQGPEFPYWDLAAQLTIPGQFLMIDGNEISPVSESNSQPTGHIGCIPEDLNTFNHSGAFTDRPKGTVTGGNALQQANDRGCFTIINHPYAITPWIVYDWTSYNYDAIEIWNGTIGYDPWDIRGRDIWRCDLLNGKTTIAVGGSDNHRIFTDPPGSGLDPALGYPTTAVFASQLTWPSIMEGLKAGKTAIFEGDSRLFIDGYNDKGCREENNNTRIIRLRGTVDSHLDSTQVLLTRASGCNDPRPDHLIIPQILEDTLLFQTVYGGDDFDLKVNINGQSGVYSAVLLPNEQAHYAALTRAIVIQ from the coding sequence ATGTTCCATTTAAAACCCCCTCTCCCGTTTCTCGCAATATTGTTGTTGTTTACCATCGCTGCTTGTAAGGACGACAACCCCGATGCAAGTTGCGATGTCCTCACCTTAGAAGCAGACCCGCCCGGACAATGGTTTTTAGGCGATTTTCATGTCCATGCATCCGGAGCAAGCAATGATACCGGAGGGGATTCGTCTCCCGAAGCCATTCAGCAGCGTGCCGTTGAAATGGGGTTGCATTTTTTGGTGCTGACCGACCATAGCAACAGCACCGGCAGTGATGTTACTACCACTGACGAAGATCCATTGCTGTTTAATCAGGGGCCCGAATTTCCTTATTGGGATCTTGCAGCACAACTCACGATACCCGGTCAATTTTTAATGATTGACGGAAACGAAATCAGCCCTGTTTCTGAATCCAACTCACAACCGACCGGGCATATCGGATGTATTCCCGAAGACCTGAACACCTTTAACCATTCCGGCGCATTTACCGATCGCCCCAAAGGAACCGTTACCGGAGGCAATGCCCTGCAACAGGCTAATGACCGTGGTTGTTTTACCATCATCAACCACCCATACGCCATTACTCCCTGGATTGTGTATGACTGGACAAGCTACAACTACGATGCCATAGAAATATGGAACGGCACTATAGGTTATGACCCATGGGATATTAGAGGAAGAGATATTTGGCGATGCGACCTGCTCAACGGAAAAACCACAATAGCCGTTGGCGGAAGCGATAACCATCGCATTTTTACCGACCCTCCCGGAAGTGGGTTAGACCCCGCTCTTGGATATCCCACCACCGCTGTTTTTGCCTCCCAACTCACTTGGCCAAGTATTATGGAAGGACTGAAAGCCGGAAAAACAGCCATTTTTGAAGGCGACAGCCGCTTGTTTATTGACGGTTATAATGACAAAGGTTGTAGGGAAGAAAACAACAATACCCGCATTATCCGACTCAGAGGAACCGTTGACAGCCATTTGGACTCTACTCAAGTCTTACTAACTCGTGCTTCAGGCTGTAACGACCCCCGTCCCGACCATCTCATCATCCCCCAAATATTGGAAGATACCCTTCTCTTTCAAACCGTTTATGGTGGAGATGATTTTGACTTAAAAGTAAATATCAACGGGCAATCCGGCGTATATAGTGCGGTCTTGCTTCCTAACGAACAGGCACATTATGCCGCTTTGACACGGGCAATTGTGATACAGTAA
- a CDS encoding carboxypeptidase-like regulatory domain-containing protein: MRTTLTLLLLFVSMSLWSQTSTSIHGSVIDSDNNEGVPFATVVFTGTAIGTTTDIDGRFNLSSGEGVSVKSITISHLSYKPKTVSVKQGVPQDLIVSLNNNEAQLQEVLIKSSRKVKKDTAAVALYKRVIDSKPQNSPEQYDYYRFEEYNKTEFDIYNLKEKFIKRRIFKPFRFVFENMDTTEQKVAYLPALIKERLSEVYYRKSPNKRKEVLKADQFSGFENMNASGMVDGVITEVDVYQGIIRIGDKAFISPFAKLAPVSYKYFLTDSAFIDNQWCKKLEFTPRRKQDLCFTGYAWIHDTTAAVKSVKLYLLDQTNLNYIADFIIEQGFSQIEGKYWFKDTEKLKVNLNLTQNRRKLSMRMVRTISRQDIVINQPIDENLLSGDPLQIQPEAYKRPIEYWDTSRHTQLTKTESRVYEMVDRIQNTRTYKTLLWFGNIGATGYMRFGEVEVGKVMQMYSFNGLEGNRFRLALRNNQKKYRDKFYLEGYLAYGDKDKLFKYNGTFKMHLPRTNNRWHMAGLSYGFDWSDFNFTRSHLSHDNMVISLLRKNPQTNLFLIRQGNAFYEKEWFQGFTNKLSITHKSIYSWEGSNFDLSNQQPFEGAEDHFETIELSLNTQWGIGQRFFVSSFERTAVSFAAPVLDVNYTFAPKNVLGSDYEYHTLGINLTQRVTTGIGRTEYRINAGKIFGKVPHPLLKVHGGNSTFLYRRHSYNLMNDFEFVNDEWVSVWLTHNFEGLFFNAIPLLRKMKLRNMVFAKAVAGRLSADNEYYLNYAGGLRELNGAYVEVGTGVENIFKMFRVYFMWRLTQRDYSDITKFGIKFYVSPSF, encoded by the coding sequence ATGCGCACCACACTAACCCTGTTGCTTCTGTTTGTTTCCATGAGTCTTTGGTCGCAAACATCCACATCCATTCACGGATCTGTTATTGATTCTGACAACAACGAAGGTGTTCCCTTTGCAACCGTTGTGTTTACCGGAACTGCTATCGGAACCACCACCGATATAGACGGCAGATTTAACCTTTCGTCCGGAGAGGGGGTTTCGGTAAAAAGCATTACCATATCGCATCTCAGTTATAAACCCAAAACGGTATCTGTAAAACAGGGCGTTCCTCAAGACCTGATTGTTTCGCTCAACAACAATGAAGCGCAACTTCAGGAGGTATTGATAAAGTCGAGCAGAAAAGTCAAAAAAGATACGGCTGCCGTTGCACTATACAAGCGGGTCATCGATTCTAAGCCTCAGAACAGCCCCGAACAATACGATTATTACCGTTTTGAGGAGTACAATAAAACGGAGTTCGATATTTACAATCTGAAAGAGAAATTCATTAAGCGCAGGATTTTCAAACCCTTCCGGTTCGTTTTTGAAAACATGGACACCACCGAGCAAAAAGTTGCCTATTTACCGGCACTTATCAAAGAACGCCTGAGTGAGGTGTATTATCGAAAATCTCCCAACAAGCGCAAAGAGGTGTTGAAAGCCGATCAGTTTTCGGGATTTGAAAACATGAACGCTTCGGGCATGGTGGATGGGGTGATTACCGAAGTAGATGTTTATCAGGGAATTATTCGCATTGGTGACAAAGCCTTTATTAGTCCCTTTGCAAAATTAGCACCTGTGAGCTATAAATATTTTCTGACCGACAGTGCTTTTATTGACAATCAATGGTGCAAAAAATTGGAGTTTACCCCCCGCCGGAAACAAGACCTTTGTTTTACGGGTTATGCGTGGATTCACGATACTACCGCTGCGGTCAAATCGGTCAAACTCTACCTGTTAGACCAAACCAACCTCAACTATATTGCAGACTTTATTATCGAGCAGGGTTTTTCACAAATTGAAGGGAAATACTGGTTTAAAGACACCGAAAAGCTGAAAGTCAACCTCAATTTGACCCAAAACCGCCGAAAACTCAGTATGCGGATGGTTCGCACCATCAGCCGTCAGGACATTGTGATTAACCAACCTATTGACGAAAACCTGCTAAGCGGCGATCCGCTTCAAATTCAACCCGAAGCCTATAAACGGCCGATTGAATACTGGGACACCTCGCGACATACCCAACTGACAAAAACCGAAAGCAGGGTGTATGAAATGGTTGACCGGATACAAAATACCCGAACCTACAAAACATTGCTCTGGTTTGGCAACATCGGTGCAACCGGCTATATGCGTTTCGGCGAAGTGGAAGTGGGCAAGGTGATGCAGATGTATAGTTTCAATGGATTAGAAGGAAACCGGTTCAGACTGGCACTACGAAACAACCAAAAGAAATATCGCGACAAGTTTTACCTCGAAGGCTATCTGGCTTATGGTGATAAAGACAAGCTGTTTAAATACAACGGCACATTCAAAATGCACTTGCCCCGCACCAACAACCGCTGGCACATGGCAGGGCTTTCTTACGGATTCGACTGGTCGGATTTTAACTTTACCCGCTCCCATCTTTCGCACGACAATATGGTAATTTCATTGCTGCGAAAAAACCCACAAACAAACCTGTTTTTAATTCGGCAGGGCAATGCGTTTTATGAGAAAGAGTGGTTCCAGGGATTTACCAACAAATTGTCTATCACGCATAAGTCCATTTATTCTTGGGAGGGGTCAAATTTTGATTTGTCCAACCAACAACCTTTTGAGGGTGCAGAAGATCATTTTGAAACCATCGAGTTAAGCCTGAATACCCAATGGGGTATCGGTCAACGCTTTTTTGTCAGCAGTTTTGAACGTACTGCCGTTTCTTTTGCAGCCCCTGTTTTAGATGTCAATTATACATTTGCTCCTAAAAACGTACTGGGCAGCGATTATGAATACCACACGCTTGGCATTAACCTCACTCAACGGGTAACTACCGGAATAGGTCGAACTGAGTATCGTATCAATGCGGGAAAAATCTTCGGTAAAGTTCCGCATCCCTTGTTGAAAGTTCATGGCGGAAACTCCACCTTTTTGTACCGGCGACATTCTTACAACCTGATGAACGATTTTGAGTTTGTCAACGACGAATGGGTATCGGTTTGGCTGACCCACAATTTCGAAGGTTTGTTTTTTAATGCCATCCCGCTGTTGCGAAAAATGAAACTCCGAAACATGGTATTTGCCAAAGCAGTTGCCGGAAGGTTGAGCGCAGATAATGAATACTACCTCAACTATGCAGGAGGGCTTCGGGAACTCAATGGGGCTTATGTCGAAGTAGGTACCGGTGTGGAAAACATCTTCAAGATGTTCAGGGTCTATTTTATGTGGCGGTTAACCCAAAGGGATTACTCCGACATCACGAAGTTCGGCATCAAGTTTTATGTTTCGCCTTCGTTCTAA
- a CDS encoding class II aldolase/adducin family protein → MLHLSDEGYIKYQCFHLHGLPPDKELIAEINDIRSELWQLQLIGVDSNRTGYGNISTKPEKPVANCKFIISGTQTGQHPVLTAHHYATVTNYNISGNHVYCFGEVKASSEALTHAAIYEADAGCHAVIHVHHLPTWEYWLHKLPTTKVQIPYGTPDMAKELLRLFRQTNLPEIKVVVMAGHPEGLIAFGDNAAEAYSSLLSRIVQG, encoded by the coding sequence ATGCTCCACTTATCCGACGAAGGGTATATCAAGTATCAATGTTTCCATTTGCACGGTTTACCGCCCGATAAGGAGCTAATTGCAGAAATCAACGACATTAGAAGCGAACTTTGGCAATTGCAACTCATCGGAGTTGATAGCAACAGAACAGGGTATGGCAATATCAGTACAAAGCCTGAAAAACCGGTTGCAAACTGCAAGTTTATCATTAGCGGCACTCAGACAGGGCAGCATCCTGTACTGACAGCCCACCATTACGCTACAGTTACAAATTACAACATTTCCGGAAACCATGTTTATTGCTTTGGAGAGGTGAAAGCCTCTTCCGAAGCACTTACACATGCTGCTATTTACGAAGCAGATGCCGGATGCCATGCGGTTATCCATGTTCATCATCTCCCGACATGGGAATATTGGCTTCACAAACTCCCCACCACTAAAGTGCAAATACCCTACGGAACTCCCGATATGGCAAAAGAACTATTAAGGCTATTCCGGCAAACCAATCTACCCGAAATTAAGGTTGTGGTCATGGCAGGACATCCCGAAGGGTTGATTGCTTTTGGCGACAATGCTGCCGAGGCTTATTCTTCCCTCTTATCCCGGATAGTTCAAGGCTGA
- a CDS encoding amino acid permease, protein MKWKDLNRTKPINRVLEEYHAGLGDAVDGQGVMKRHLTLRDLTAFGIAAIIGAGIFAGVGKASFNGGPAVSLLYIFTALACAFSALSYAEFASRVPVAGSAYTYAYTSFGELVAWIIGWDLLLEYGIGNIAVAISWSDYFTTLMKGFNLHIPEYLTLDALSAWRAFTAGDTASEAYTAWVNAPRVAGIPIIADLPALMIVFLITILCYIGIRESRTASNLMVVLKLGVIIMVIAIGLFYVNPANWSPFAPNGFSGVMKGVAAVFFAYIGFDAISTTAEECKDPQRDLPKSMIYSLIICTVLYVLIAFVLTGMVSYTELNVGDPLAHVFSKLGMDWISGIIAFSAIIATASVLLVFQLGQPRIWMNMSRDGLLPPVFSRIHPRFGTPSFSTIVTGFLVAIPALFMNLTEVTDLTSIGTLFAFVLVNGGVLVLQGKGYHYGKFKVPFINGKYILPAITASLFLGLGFFFPQVVKGLITDSLSGWEKLKHLLPYWLFVVVAIALAIQAYRHNLSLLPSLGLLTCFYLMTELGWTNWMRFIIWLCIGLVIYFGYSYRNSKLQKQA, encoded by the coding sequence ATGAAATGGAAAGACCTTAACCGCACCAAACCAATTAACCGGGTTTTGGAGGAATATCATGCCGGATTAGGAGATGCTGTTGACGGGCAGGGTGTAATGAAACGGCACTTAACGCTGCGCGACCTCACTGCCTTTGGCATTGCAGCCATTATTGGTGCCGGGATTTTTGCAGGAGTTGGGAAGGCCTCTTTTAATGGAGGGCCGGCTGTTTCGTTGCTCTATATTTTTACTGCGCTTGCCTGTGCTTTTTCGGCTTTATCTTATGCTGAGTTTGCTTCCCGCGTGCCGGTAGCAGGAAGTGCCTATACGTATGCCTATACTTCATTTGGTGAACTGGTTGCCTGGATCATAGGCTGGGATTTGTTGTTGGAGTATGGCATTGGAAATATAGCGGTTGCCATATCGTGGTCTGACTACTTTACCACCCTGATGAAAGGTTTTAACCTGCATATTCCCGAGTATCTGACGTTGGATGCACTATCAGCCTGGCGGGCTTTTACGGCCGGAGATACAGCTTCGGAAGCCTACACGGCCTGGGTAAACGCCCCAAGAGTAGCCGGTATTCCGATTATTGCCGATTTGCCGGCTTTGATGATTGTATTCTTAATCACCATCCTTTGCTATATAGGCATTCGGGAGTCGAGAACAGCCAGCAACCTCATGGTAGTACTTAAACTTGGGGTAATTATAATGGTGATTGCCATCGGCTTGTTTTATGTAAACCCCGCCAATTGGTCACCTTTTGCGCCAAACGGATTTAGTGGGGTGATGAAAGGCGTGGCAGCCGTGTTTTTTGCCTATATCGGCTTTGATGCTATTTCTACCACCGCCGAAGAATGTAAAGACCCGCAACGAGACCTTCCTAAGAGCATGATATATTCCCTCATTATTTGCACGGTCTTATACGTCCTCATCGCTTTTGTGTTAACCGGTATGGTAAGCTATACTGAGTTGAATGTCGGTGACCCGTTGGCACATGTTTTTTCAAAATTGGGTATGGACTGGATTAGCGGCATTATTGCTTTTAGTGCCATTATTGCTACGGCAAGCGTATTGTTAGTGTTTCAGCTTGGTCAGCCCCGAATTTGGATGAACATGAGCAGGGACGGACTTCTTCCGCCGGTTTTCTCACGCATTCATCCACGCTTCGGCACGCCGTCTTTTTCAACCATCGTTACCGGTTTTTTGGTGGCCATTCCCGCCCTGTTCATGAACCTGACAGAGGTAACCGACCTGACAAGTATTGGTACTTTATTCGCATTTGTTTTGGTTAACGGTGGAGTGTTGGTGTTGCAGGGTAAAGGGTATCATTACGGCAAGTTTAAAGTGCCATTCATAAACGGCAAATACATTCTGCCTGCCATTACCGCATCGCTGTTTTTGGGTTTGGGTTTCTTTTTCCCTCAGGTGGTCAAGGGTCTGATTACCGATTCTTTATCCGGTTGGGAAAAACTTAAACATCTGCTGCCTTATTGGTTGTTTGTGGTGGTCGCCATTGCTTTAGCGATACAAGCCTATCGTCATAATTTGTCGTTATTGCCTTCTTTGGGGCTGCTTACCTGTTTTTATCTCATGACCGAATTGGGATGGACCAATTGGATGCGCTTTATTATTTGGCTCTGCATTGGATTGGTCATTTATTTCGGGTATAGTTATAGAAACAGCAAACTGCAAAAGCAAGCGTAG